In Candidatus Hydrogenedentota bacterium, one genomic interval encodes:
- a CDS encoding archaeosortase/exosortase family protein, producing the protein MSDSPEHTETASAASGGPPRRRMAGFVGVFVFTVLLLLTAYRYTVDTRVNDWYLFQVARHTSWVLGKIGHSSELEGRIYGQTEANVARASLKAWDEGREEPSEEEVQAASNTPLTPWERWSYRAVEGRVRDHKGSNGPGISFVLRPGLTTEISEINGEIAEVREDGSLDEVSREARLAELRARVQELRNIQQEVRRGERPASDDVALMFPFIVVAECGAIEVMAIFLAAVLAFPAGWRKKLIGLAGGLPLMYSVNIFRLSFLGVLGALDTENRWFKFAHEYAWQAVYIVFVVAVWLAWVEYIVNGTRPGERLRGRGPLWFCAKFLVFVTVLVAAWWMFLPYYGQFLLQVSGGILKYGLGMPIESGRIVPKELLNTGTDLVFRMAEGRQRIMHIALLTTNVPPYLALVLATGGLALGRRLRVMAYGFGILCAFHLIFIIVFMRFQETLAKASEIPTAVVLFFLTLPFLMWIVFAYWDRLTGNGGPSRNEAGAQSPESNNEKPSAPPAGAGE; encoded by the coding sequence ATGTCCGACTCCCCTGAACACACGGAAACCGCCTCCGCCGCGTCCGGTGGTCCGCCGCGCCGCCGGATGGCCGGTTTTGTGGGGGTCTTTGTGTTCACGGTGCTGCTGCTGCTCACGGCCTACCGGTACACGGTGGACACTCGGGTGAACGACTGGTATCTGTTCCAGGTGGCCAGGCACACGTCGTGGGTGCTGGGGAAAATCGGGCACTCCTCGGAACTGGAGGGGCGGATTTACGGGCAGACGGAGGCCAATGTGGCGCGTGCCAGCCTGAAAGCCTGGGACGAGGGCCGTGAAGAGCCTTCGGAGGAGGAGGTTCAGGCGGCGTCCAACACGCCGCTCACCCCGTGGGAGCGGTGGTCCTACCGGGCGGTGGAGGGGCGTGTCCGGGACCACAAGGGAAGCAACGGCCCGGGCATCTCCTTTGTGCTCCGTCCGGGGCTGACCACGGAAATCTCGGAGATTAACGGCGAAATAGCCGAGGTGCGGGAGGACGGGAGCCTGGACGAAGTGTCGCGCGAGGCCCGGCTTGCGGAGCTGCGCGCCCGTGTCCAGGAACTGAGAAACATCCAGCAGGAGGTGCGGCGGGGCGAGCGGCCCGCCTCGGACGACGTGGCGCTGATGTTCCCCTTCATCGTGGTGGCCGAATGCGGTGCCATCGAGGTGATGGCCATTTTTCTGGCGGCGGTGCTGGCGTTTCCGGCGGGGTGGCGGAAGAAACTGATCGGGCTGGCGGGCGGCCTGCCGCTGATGTATTCGGTGAACATTTTCAGGCTTTCCTTTTTGGGGGTGCTGGGCGCGTTGGACACGGAGAACAGGTGGTTCAAGTTCGCGCACGAATACGCCTGGCAGGCGGTGTACATCGTGTTTGTGGTCGCGGTGTGGCTGGCCTGGGTGGAGTACATAGTGAACGGGACGCGTCCGGGGGAGCGGCTGCGCGGACGGGGTCCGCTGTGGTTCTGCGCCAAATTCCTGGTTTTTGTCACGGTGCTTGTGGCGGCATGGTGGATGTTCCTCCCGTATTATGGGCAGTTTCTGCTTCAGGTGTCCGGCGGCATCCTGAAATACGGGCTGGGCATGCCCATAGAGTCTGGCCGGATTGTGCCCAAGGAACTGCTGAACACGGGGACCGACCTGGTTTTCCGCATGGCTGAAGGGCGCCAGCGCATCATGCACATCGCGCTGCTGACGACCAATGTGCCGCCGTATCTGGCGCTGGTGCTGGCCACGGGCGGGCTGGCCCTGGGACGGCGGCTGCGGGTGATGGCCTACGGCTTCGGCATTCTCTGCGCGTTCCATTTGATCTTCATCATCGTGTTCATGCGTTTCCAGGAGACGCTTGCGAAGGCCAGCGAGATTCCCACGGCGGTGGTGCTGTTTTTCTTGACATTGCCTTTTCTGATGTGGATTGTGTTCGCCTATTGGGACCGACTCACCGGCAACGGCGGTCCGTCCCGGAACGAAGCCGGGGCGCAGTCTCCGGAAAGCAACAATGAGAAGCCGTCCGCGCCTCCGGCCGGCGCAGGAGAATAA